A section of the Pseudomonas lini genome encodes:
- the fdhF gene encoding formate dehydrogenase subunit alpha produces MITLFDPNTDIDLGTPARESQVQVTVNIDGRSISVPEGTSVMRAAALLGTTIPKLCATDSLEAFGSCRMCLVEIDGMRGYPASCTTPVSEGMSVHTQTPKLATLRRNVMELYISDHPLDCLTCSANGNCELQTVAGQVGLREVRYGYEGDNHLTDVKDTSNPYFDYDPSKCIVCNRCVRACEETQGTFALTITGRGFESRVAAAGGDNFLDSECVSCGACVQACPTATLMEKSVVELGQPERSVITTCAYCGVGCSFRAEMKGDQLVRMVPDKNGQANHGHSCVKGRFAWGYATHPDRITKPMIRKHINDPWQEVSWDEAVTYAASEFRRLQQKYGRDSIGGITSSRCTNEETYLVQKLVRAAFGNNNVDTCARVCHSPTGYGLKQTLGESAGTQSFDSVMQADVILVMGANPSDAHPVFASQLKRRLREGARLIVIDPRRIDLVDSVHARAELHLALRPGTNVAMLNALAHVIVTEGLLNQTFIDARCEGSDFARWSEFVSRAENSPEALGSICGVDPADIRAAARLYATGGNAAIYYGLGVTEHSQGSTAVMGIANLAMATGNIGREGVGVNPLRGQNNVQGSCDMGSFPHELPGYRHVSNETVRAQFEQAWNVTLQPDPGLRIPNMFEAALGGSFKGLYCQGEDIAQSDPNTQHVTAALSAMECIVVQDIFLNETAKFAHVFLPGASFLEKDGTFTNAERRISRVRKVMEPLGGKADWEGTVALANALGYPMSYQHPSEIMDEIASLTPTFTNVSYTELERHGSLQWPCNAAAPDGTPTMHIEEFVRGKGRFMLTGYVPTEEKVNSRYPLLLTTGRILSQYNVGAQTRRTDNVAWHDEDRLEIHPTDAESRGINEGDWVGIGSRAGQTVLRARVSERVAPGVVYTTFHFPESGANVITTDNSDWATNCPEYKVTAVEVSRVYHPSEWQKRYQAFSDEQQRLLDERRQARTAGTKAEVRR; encoded by the coding sequence ATGATCACTCTCTTCGACCCGAATACAGATATCGATTTGGGAACCCCGGCCCGCGAAAGCCAGGTGCAGGTCACCGTGAACATCGACGGCCGCAGCATCAGCGTGCCCGAAGGTACCTCCGTAATGCGCGCCGCAGCATTACTGGGCACCACCATCCCCAAACTGTGTGCCACCGACAGTCTGGAAGCCTTCGGCTCCTGCCGCATGTGCCTGGTGGAGATCGATGGCATGCGCGGCTACCCCGCCTCCTGCACCACGCCGGTCAGCGAAGGCATGAGCGTGCACACCCAGACGCCGAAGCTCGCCACCCTGCGCCGCAATGTCATGGAGTTGTACATCTCCGATCACCCGCTGGACTGCCTGACCTGCTCGGCCAACGGTAACTGCGAACTGCAAACCGTCGCCGGTCAGGTCGGCCTGCGAGAAGTGCGTTACGGCTATGAAGGCGACAACCATCTGACCGATGTGAAGGACACTTCAAACCCCTATTTTGATTACGATCCGAGCAAGTGCATCGTCTGCAACCGCTGCGTGCGCGCCTGCGAAGAAACCCAGGGTACGTTTGCTCTGACCATTACCGGGCGCGGTTTCGAATCCCGAGTCGCGGCCGCCGGTGGCGATAACTTCCTCGACTCGGAATGCGTGTCCTGCGGCGCCTGTGTGCAAGCCTGCCCTACCGCGACCCTGATGGAAAAAAGCGTGGTCGAACTGGGTCAACCTGAACGCAGTGTGATCACCACGTGTGCCTATTGCGGTGTGGGCTGCTCGTTCCGCGCCGAGATGAAAGGCGACCAACTGGTACGCATGGTTCCGGACAAGAACGGTCAGGCCAACCACGGGCACTCTTGCGTCAAAGGGCGCTTTGCCTGGGGCTACGCCACCCACCCGGATCGCATCACCAAGCCGATGATCCGCAAGCACATCAACGACCCTTGGCAGGAAGTCAGCTGGGATGAAGCGGTGACCTACGCCGCCAGCGAATTCCGCCGGCTGCAGCAAAAATACGGCCGCGACTCCATTGGTGGCATCACCTCCAGCCGCTGCACCAACGAAGAAACCTACCTGGTGCAAAAACTGGTGCGCGCCGCTTTCGGCAACAACAACGTCGACACCTGTGCACGGGTCTGCCACTCGCCGACCGGCTATGGCCTGAAACAAACCTTGGGCGAGTCCGCCGGCACCCAGAGTTTCGACTCGGTGATGCAGGCCGATGTGATCCTGGTGATGGGCGCCAACCCAAGCGACGCTCACCCGGTGTTCGCCTCCCAGCTCAAACGCCGCCTGCGTGAAGGCGCGAGGTTGATCGTCATCGACCCACGACGTATTGATCTGGTGGACTCGGTGCATGCCCGCGCCGAATTGCACCTGGCCCTGCGCCCGGGCACCAACGTCGCCATGCTCAACGCCCTGGCCCACGTCATCGTCACCGAAGGCTTGCTCAACCAGACGTTCATCGACGCCCGTTGCGAGGGCAGCGATTTCGCTCGCTGGAGCGAGTTCGTCAGCCGCGCGGAAAACTCGCCAGAAGCCCTCGGCTCCATTTGCGGCGTAGACCCTGCCGACATCCGTGCCGCCGCCCGCCTATATGCCACCGGCGGCAATGCAGCGATTTACTATGGCCTGGGCGTCACCGAGCACAGCCAAGGCAGCACCGCTGTCATGGGCATCGCCAACCTCGCCATGGCCACTGGCAACATCGGCCGCGAAGGCGTTGGGGTGAATCCGCTGCGTGGGCAAAATAACGTTCAAGGGTCCTGTGACATGGGTTCCTTCCCCCACGAGCTGCCCGGCTACCGGCATGTCTCCAACGAAACGGTACGGGCGCAATTCGAACAAGCCTGGAATGTCACCTTGCAACCCGACCCGGGCTTGCGCATCCCCAATATGTTCGAGGCAGCCCTGGGCGGCAGTTTCAAGGGTTTGTATTGCCAGGGCGAAGACATCGCCCAGAGCGACCCCAATACTCAGCACGTCACTGCGGCTCTATCGGCCATGGAGTGCATCGTGGTGCAGGACATTTTCCTCAACGAAACCGCCAAGTTCGCCCACGTGTTCCTGCCTGGCGCCTCATTCCTGGAAAAGGACGGCACCTTCACCAATGCCGAGCGACGCATCTCCCGGGTGCGCAAAGTCATGGAGCCCCTGGGTGGCAAGGCCGACTGGGAAGGCACAGTGGCCCTGGCCAATGCATTGGGTTACCCGATGAGTTACCAGCACCCGTCAGAAATCATGGATGAAATCGCCAGCCTGACGCCGACCTTCACCAACGTCAGCTACACCGAACTGGAGCGCCACGGCAGCCTGCAATGGCCGTGCAACGCCGCGGCGCCGGACGGCACGCCGACCATGCACATCGAGGAATTCGTGCGCGGCAAGGGGCGCTTCATGCTCACCGGCTACGTGCCCACCGAAGAAAAGGTCAACAGTCGTTATCCCCTTCTGCTGACCACCGGGCGCATCCTCAGCCAGTACAACGTCGGCGCCCAGACCCGGCGTACCGACAACGTTGCCTGGCACGACGAAGACCGCCTGGAAATCCACCCGACCGACGCCGAAAGTCGTGGCATCAATGAAGGTGACTGGGTCGGCATCGGCAGCCGCGCCGGACAGACCGTACTGCGTGCGCGAGTCTCCGAACGGGTAGCCCCAGGCGTGGTGTACACCACCTTCCACTTCCCTGAATCGGGGGCCAACGTCATTACCACCGACAACTCCGACTGGGCCACCAACTGTCCGGAATACAAGGTCACCGCCGTGGAAGTCAGCCGCGTCTACCACCCTTCCGAGTGGCAAAAACGCTATCAGGCATTCAGCGACGAACAACAACGTCTGCTCGACGAACGCCGCCAGGCACGCACCGCCGGAACAAAAGCCGAGGTACGCCGATGA
- the yajC gene encoding preprotein translocase subunit YajC: MSFFISNAMADAAAPAAGPMGGGFEWIFLVGFLVIFYLMIWRPQAKRAKEQKNLLGSLQKGDEVVTTGGIAGKITKVSDDFVVLEVSDTVEMKFQKGAIAATLPKGTLKAI; the protein is encoded by the coding sequence ATGAGCTTTTTTATCTCTAATGCCATGGCTGACGCTGCTGCACCTGCGGCAGGCCCAATGGGCGGCGGCTTTGAGTGGATTTTCCTGGTCGGTTTCCTGGTCATCTTCTACCTGATGATCTGGCGTCCACAGGCCAAGCGCGCCAAAGAGCAGAAAAACCTGCTGGGCAGCCTGCAAAAAGGTGACGAAGTTGTGACCACCGGTGGTATCGCCGGCAAGATCACCAAAGTCTCCGACGACTTCGTTGTTCTGGAAGTCTCCGACACCGTCGAAATGAAATTCCAGAAAGGCGCCATCGCCGCCACGCTGCCAAAAGGCACGCTCAAAGCGATCTAA
- a CDS encoding SH3 domain-containing protein, with amino-acid sequence MTREEGSKQQPADEQLKVLGSLQPLSEATAVLLPTDPTVRNKTDPPVPAFQATEAITPAAEKRYQASELQRVGGSMEKLAWTTVAGQATKALAEKELHPSRNYQTALDAIEKALIPTRQYQATLDAVEKVLAPARKYQAALDAMEKGLAPTRKYQAAMEAVEKVLAPARKYQAALDAMEQVLAPTRKYQAAMEAVEKWLAPVRKYQAEMDAVEKVLAPTRKYQAALAAVEKMLQPSDSLKAMMAVVDMNQSSASLGSILGSYETLQSSPIFNLLVSTNPKKIESLIEQYERAGESSTIFDGLGHAELDIAEARSSSRDVEAEIVQSLQDDSTTQRLTVQAMAFLILFLAALHTFYSEMAKWKDFRESVCDMQQRLQTFESLAQARKVVRNALCNMPAELKNSFRLTKAEGVNLREGPSMKGDVILTLPKFATLEVIDSDNRDWLLVIYKHEGLEIEGWVSRKFVRSASK; translated from the coding sequence ATGACGCGCGAGGAAGGTAGTAAGCAGCAACCTGCGGATGAGCAGCTGAAGGTGCTTGGAAGCTTGCAACCGTTATCAGAAGCGACTGCCGTCTTACTACCCACAGATCCGACAGTGCGCAATAAGACTGATCCGCCAGTTCCCGCTTTTCAAGCAACCGAGGCCATTACGCCGGCTGCCGAAAAACGCTATCAAGCGTCAGAACTTCAAAGGGTGGGTGGTTCAATGGAGAAACTGGCTTGGACAACAGTGGCGGGTCAAGCCACAAAGGCTCTGGCAGAAAAAGAGCTCCACCCATCTCGTAACTATCAAACCGCGCTGGATGCGATAGAGAAGGCGTTGATCCCAACTCGTCAGTATCAAGCAACCTTAGACGCGGTTGAAAAGGTGCTTGCACCTGCACGCAAATACCAGGCAGCGCTGGACGCGATGGAGAAAGGGTTGGCTCCTACGCGAAAGTATCAGGCTGCGATGGAAGCGGTAGAAAAGGTGTTGGCTCCCGCACGTAAATACCAAGCAGCGCTGGATGCGATGGAGCAGGTGTTGGCTCCTACGCGCAAATACCAAGCTGCAATGGAGGCGGTTGAGAAATGGCTGGCTCCCGTACGTAAATATCAGGCAGAAATGGACGCTGTGGAAAAGGTACTGGCTCCCACGCGTAAGTATCAAGCAGCATTGGCCGCTGTGGAGAAAATGTTACAGCCATCGGACTCGCTCAAAGCGATGATGGCGGTAGTAGATATGAACCAATCGTCTGCTTCTTTGGGATCAATTTTAGGGAGTTATGAGACTCTTCAGTCGTCTCCAATTTTCAATTTACTGGTATCAACCAACCCGAAAAAAATTGAATCTTTGATTGAGCAGTACGAGCGCGCAGGCGAGAGTTCTACGATTTTCGATGGTCTAGGCCATGCTGAATTAGATATTGCTGAAGCTCGCTCGAGTTCAAGGGACGTTGAGGCCGAAATTGTTCAGTCGCTGCAGGACGACAGCACTACTCAAAGACTCACTGTCCAAGCAATGGCTTTTTTGATTTTGTTTCTTGCCGCCCTGCATACCTTCTATTCTGAAATGGCAAAGTGGAAGGACTTTCGTGAATCAGTATGCGATATGCAGCAGCGCCTCCAGACATTCGAATCTCTAGCTCAGGCGCGTAAGGTCGTGCGTAATGCTTTGTGCAATATGCCCGCAGAGTTAAAGAACAGCTTTCGTTTGACGAAGGCAGAAGGGGTAAACCTCCGCGAGGGACCAAGTATGAAAGGGGATGTCATTTTAACCCTTCCTAAGTTCGCGACTCTTGAAGTAATCGATTCGGATAACCGAGATTGGTTACTCGTTATCTATAAGCATGAGGGGCTAGAAATCGAAGGGTGGGTCTCAAGGAAGTTTGTCCGATCGGCTTCGAAGTGA
- a CDS encoding formate dehydrogenase subunit gamma: MPDEMLHLPMVNSLLERHKRSPGALLPILHEIQEGIGYIPDAAIPEIAHALNLSQAEVRGVISFYHDFRTAPPARHILRLCRAESCQSRGAEQLAAQLRERLQLDDHGSSADGSISLRPVYCLGACACSPALELDGRVHARLSAERLDALLDACREDA; this comes from the coding sequence ATGCCTGATGAGATGTTGCACCTGCCTATGGTCAACAGCCTGCTGGAGCGCCACAAACGCTCCCCCGGCGCACTGTTGCCCATCCTTCATGAGATTCAGGAGGGCATCGGTTATATCCCCGATGCCGCCATTCCCGAGATTGCCCACGCCCTCAACCTGAGCCAGGCCGAGGTTCGCGGGGTGATCAGCTTCTACCATGACTTCCGCACCGCGCCGCCGGCCCGGCATATTCTGCGTCTGTGCCGGGCTGAGTCCTGCCAGAGCCGCGGCGCCGAGCAGCTCGCGGCGCAATTGCGCGAACGCCTGCAACTGGACGATCACGGCAGCAGCGCCGACGGCAGTATCAGTTTGCGCCCGGTGTATTGCCTTGGTGCCTGCGCCTGTTCGCCCGCGCTGGAGCTGGATGGCCGGGTGCATGCGCGGCTCAGTGCCGAGCGTCTGGATGCCTTGCTCGATGCTTGCCGGGAGGACGCATGA
- the queA gene encoding tRNA preQ1(34) S-adenosylmethionine ribosyltransferase-isomerase QueA, with product MRVADFTFELPDSLIARHPLAERRGSRLLTLDGVSGALAHRQFTDLLEHLRPGDLMVFNNTRVIPARLFGQKASGGKLEILVERVLDSHRVLAHVRSSKSPKPGSKILIDGGGEAEMLARHDALFELGFAEEVLPLLDRVGHMPLPPYIDRPDEGSDRERYQTVYAERLGAVAAPTAGLHFDQPLMEAIAAKGIETAFVTLHVGAGTFQPVRVEKLEDHHMHSEWLEVGQDVVDAVEACRARGGRVVAVGTTSVRSLESAARDGVLKPFSGDTDIFIYPGRPFHVVDALVTNFHLPESTLLMLVSAFAGYPETMAAYKAAVDNEYRFFSYGDAMFITRNPAPTAPKETGPEETE from the coding sequence ATGCGCGTTGCTGACTTTACTTTTGAGCTCCCTGATTCGCTGATTGCTCGCCATCCTTTGGCCGAGCGTCGCGGTAGTCGTCTGTTGACCCTGGACGGGGTCAGCGGCGCCCTGGCACACCGTCAATTCACTGATTTGCTTGAGCATTTGCGCCCGGGCGATTTGATGGTGTTCAACAATACCCGGGTGATTCCGGCGCGGCTGTTTGGCCAGAAGGCTTCCGGCGGCAAGCTGGAAATTCTGGTGGAGCGGGTGCTCGACAGTCATCGCGTGCTGGCGCATGTGCGTTCCAGCAAGTCGCCGAAGCCGGGTTCGAAGATCCTGATCGACGGCGGTGGCGAAGCCGAAATGCTGGCGCGCCACGATGCGTTGTTCGAGTTGGGGTTCGCCGAAGAGGTGTTGCCGCTGCTTGACCGCGTCGGGCACATGCCGTTGCCGCCTTATATAGACCGCCCGGATGAAGGCTCGGACCGCGAGCGTTATCAGACGGTCTACGCCGAGCGCCTGGGCGCGGTGGCGGCGCCGACGGCGGGGCTGCATTTCGATCAGCCGCTGATGGAGGCGATTGCTGCCAAGGGCATCGAGACTGCGTTCGTGACCTTGCACGTTGGTGCCGGCACGTTCCAGCCGGTGCGGGTCGAGAAGCTTGAAGATCACCACATGCACAGCGAGTGGCTGGAAGTCGGTCAGGACGTGGTCGATGCAGTCGAAGCCTGCCGCGCTCGCGGTGGTCGCGTGGTGGCGGTGGGGACTACCAGCGTGCGTTCTCTGGAAAGTGCCGCGCGCGATGGCGTGCTCAAGCCGTTTAGTGGCGATACCGACATCTTTATCTACCCGGGCCGGCCGTTTCATGTGGTCGATGCCTTGGTCACCAACTTTCATTTGCCTGAATCCACGCTGTTGATGCTGGTTTCGGCGTTCGCCGGTTATCCCGAGACTATGGCCGCCTATAAAGCCGCCGTCGACAACGAATACCGCTTTTTCAGCTACGGTGATGCGATGTTTATCACCCGTAATCCCGCGCCTACCGCCCCTAAAGAAACAGGCCCAGAGGAAACAGAATGA
- a CDS encoding formate dehydrogenase beta subunit, producing the protein MMPRLYLPCDSLARAVGADEVAVALATQARERNLPLDLQRTSSRGLYWLEPLLEVDSPQGRIGFGPLTAADVPSVLDVLQGESSDHPLALGLVEELPYLKTQQRLLFARAGITQPLSLEDYRAHGGFEGLTQAIALGGEQTATAVFDSGLRGRGGAAFPAGIKWRTVRATQAAQKYIVCNADEGDSGTFADRMLMEGDPFLLIEGMAIAGITVGATYGYIYVRSEYPDAVATLRAALNIARDAGYLGANVGGSGQAFDMEVRVGAGAYICGEETALLDSLEGKRGIVRAKPPIPALQGLFGLPTLVHNVLTLASVPLILAKGAQFYRDYGMGRSLGTMPFQLAGNIRHGGLVERAFGLTLRELVEDYGGGTASGRPLKAAQVGGPLGAWVPPAQFDTPLDYEAFVAIGAMLGHGGVVVADDTLDMARMARFAMQFCAEESCGKCTPCRIGSTRGVEVIDRLLAAPDQNSRDEQVIILKDLCDTLQYGSLCALGGMTSYPVTSALKYFPADFGLQSSEADQ; encoded by the coding sequence ATGATGCCGCGCCTCTATTTACCCTGTGATTCCCTGGCCCGCGCCGTGGGCGCCGATGAGGTGGCTGTGGCCCTTGCCACTCAGGCCCGGGAACGCAATCTGCCGCTGGACCTGCAACGCACCAGTTCTCGCGGCCTGTACTGGCTGGAACCGCTGCTGGAAGTGGACAGCCCGCAAGGCCGTATCGGCTTCGGCCCGCTGACGGCTGCCGATGTGCCGTCCGTACTCGATGTGCTGCAAGGCGAGTCGTCCGACCATCCACTGGCCTTGGGGCTGGTGGAAGAGTTGCCGTATTTGAAGACTCAACAACGCCTGCTGTTTGCCCGAGCCGGCATTACCCAGCCGCTGTCCCTGGAGGATTACCGGGCTCACGGCGGCTTCGAGGGCTTGACCCAGGCCATCGCCTTGGGCGGCGAGCAGACCGCGACTGCCGTGTTCGATTCAGGCCTGCGTGGCCGTGGCGGCGCGGCCTTCCCCGCCGGGATCAAATGGCGCACGGTGCGCGCCACCCAGGCTGCGCAGAAATACATTGTGTGCAACGCCGACGAAGGCGACTCCGGCACCTTCGCCGACCGGATGTTGATGGAAGGCGACCCTTTCCTGCTGATCGAAGGCATGGCCATTGCCGGTATCACCGTTGGGGCCACCTACGGCTACATCTATGTGCGTTCGGAATATCCCGATGCCGTGGCCACGCTGCGTGCAGCGTTGAACATCGCCCGAGACGCCGGTTACCTCGGCGCCAATGTCGGCGGCAGTGGCCAGGCCTTCGATATGGAAGTGCGAGTCGGTGCCGGCGCTTATATCTGCGGTGAGGAAACCGCGCTGCTGGACTCGCTCGAAGGCAAGCGCGGGATCGTTCGCGCCAAGCCACCGATCCCTGCTTTGCAGGGGCTTTTCGGTCTGCCGACCCTGGTGCACAACGTGCTGACGCTGGCCTCGGTGCCGCTGATTCTGGCCAAGGGCGCGCAGTTCTATCGCGATTACGGCATGGGCCGCTCCCTGGGTACCATGCCCTTCCAGCTGGCAGGCAATATTCGTCACGGCGGGCTGGTGGAACGGGCCTTTGGCCTGACCCTGCGCGAACTGGTGGAAGACTACGGCGGTGGTACTGCCAGTGGCCGGCCGCTGAAGGCTGCCCAAGTTGGCGGCCCCCTCGGCGCTTGGGTGCCGCCCGCGCAATTCGATACTCCGCTGGATTACGAAGCCTTTGTCGCCATCGGCGCCATGCTCGGTCACGGTGGCGTGGTGGTGGCTGACGACACCCTGGACATGGCCCGCATGGCACGCTTCGCGATGCAGTTCTGCGCCGAGGAATCCTGTGGCAAATGCACCCCCTGCCGCATCGGCTCGACCCGGGGCGTGGAGGTGATCGACCGTCTGCTGGCAGCACCTGACCAGAACAGTCGTGATGAACAGGTGATCATCCTCAAGGACCTGTGCGACACCCTGCAATACGGTTCGCTGTGCGCGTTGGGCGGCATGACCTCCTATCCGGTGACCAGCGCCCTCAAGTACTTCCCCGCCGACTTCGGTCTGCAGTCCTCGGAGGCCGACCAATGA
- the tgt gene encoding tRNA guanosine(34) transglycosylase Tgt: protein MSFELLATDGKARRGRLTFPRGTVETPAFMPVGTYGTVKGMLPRDITATGAEIILGNTFHLWLRPGTEVIKKHGDLHDFMQWKGPILTDSGGFQVFSLGAMRKIKEEGVTFASPVDGAKVFMGPEESMQVQRDLGSDIVMIFDECTPYPADEDVARVSMELSLRWAQRSKNAHGDNTAALFGIVQGGMHQDLRMRSLEGLDKIGFDGLAIGGLSVGEPKHEMIKVLDYLPGQMPADKPRYLMGVGKPEDLVEGVRRGVDMFDCVMPTRNARNGHLFIDTGVLKIRNAFHRHDDSPLDPTCDCYTCQNFSRAYLHHLDKCGEMLGSMLNTIHNLRHYQVLMAGLREAIQQGTLAAFVDAFYAKRGLPVPPLD from the coding sequence ATGTCTTTTGAGCTACTTGCCACCGATGGCAAGGCTCGTCGCGGTCGCTTGACCTTCCCGCGCGGTACCGTCGAGACCCCGGCCTTCATGCCGGTGGGCACCTACGGCACGGTCAAGGGCATGTTGCCGCGGGACATTACCGCCACCGGCGCGGAAATCATTCTGGGTAACACCTTCCACTTGTGGCTGCGTCCTGGCACCGAAGTGATCAAGAAGCACGGCGATCTGCACGATTTCATGCAATGGAAAGGTCCGATTCTGACCGACTCCGGCGGTTTTCAGGTGTTCAGCCTGGGCGCGATGCGCAAGATCAAGGAGGAGGGCGTGACCTTCGCTTCTCCGGTCGACGGTGCCAAAGTATTCATGGGCCCGGAAGAGTCGATGCAGGTCCAGCGCGATCTGGGCTCCGACATCGTGATGATTTTTGACGAATGCACCCCGTACCCGGCCGACGAAGATGTCGCTCGTGTATCGATGGAACTGTCGTTGCGTTGGGCCCAGCGTTCGAAAAACGCCCATGGCGATAACACGGCGGCGCTGTTCGGCATCGTTCAGGGCGGTATGCACCAGGATTTGCGCATGCGCTCCCTGGAAGGCCTCGACAAGATCGGCTTTGACGGCCTGGCCATCGGCGGTCTGTCGGTGGGCGAGCCCAAGCACGAGATGATCAAGGTGCTGGATTACCTGCCGGGCCAGATGCCGGCTGACAAACCTCGTTACCTTATGGGCGTTGGCAAACCGGAAGATCTGGTTGAGGGTGTGCGCCGCGGTGTGGACATGTTCGATTGCGTGATGCCAACCCGTAATGCCCGCAATGGGCATCTGTTCATTGATACAGGCGTGCTGAAGATCCGTAACGCGTTCCATCGCCATGATGATTCGCCGCTGGATCCGACCTGCGATTGCTATACCTGCCAGAACTTCTCCCGTGCTTATCTGCACCATCTGGACAAGTGCGGCGAAATGCTGGGTAGCATGTTGAATACCATCCACAATTTGCGCCATTACCAGGTGCTTATGGCTGGTTTGCGCGAGGCTATTCAACAGGGTACATTGGCCGCCTTTGTCGATGCCTTCTACGCCAAACGCGGGTTACCTGTTCCGCCTTTGGACTGA